Proteins found in one Panicum hallii strain FIL2 chromosome 4, PHallii_v3.1, whole genome shotgun sequence genomic segment:
- the LOC112888643 gene encoding uncharacterized protein LOC112888643, with translation MEQRAAPDRSDAPAREREWREELRQQQSQVDALRERLVEVKVGMRCSEGDSRRELDHLCRRVKTIATLLAYLKSKARIMAIPHLAHTSCGIRLQEGIGYIDRHGVPLADWPKGAEPVSCGANSGDRMAVESSAAPEHGDAVVGDVDVDDILKSIRVVTDVMESLVKRVIVAESEAANEKEKVRMGLEEIRRKTLQVETMSAKVEEMEKFAVGTNGMLNEMRQRVEDMVLETTRQRQRAAENEQELSRVKQDFESLRTYVSTLVSVRETLLSSEKQFETMEKLFDRLVAKTNQLETEKAQKEAEVQKVMEENVRLRAMLDKKEAQLQAMSEQCKFMALNHHN, from the exons ATGGAGCAGCGTGCGGCCCCCGATCGGAGCGACGCCCCGGCCAGGGAGCGCGAGTGGCGGGAGGAGCTGCGGCAGCAGCAGTCCCAGGTGGACGCGCTGCGGGAGCGGCTCGTGGAGGTGAAGGTCGGGATGCGGTGCTCCGAGGGCGACTCCCGGAGGGAGCTGGACCACCTGTGCCGCAGGGTGAAGACCATCGCCACGCTGCTGGCGTACCTCAAGTCCAAGGCCAGGATCATGGCCATACCCCATCTCGCGCACACCTCCTGCGGGATCAGGCTCCAGGAGGGCATCGGGTACATCGACAGGCACGGCGTGCCGCTGGCGGATTGGCCCAAGGGCGCCGAGCCCGTGTCCTGTGGGGCAAATTCTGGCGACAGGATGGCGGTGGAGAGTAGCGCCGCTCCTGAGCATGGCGATGCCGTTGTGGGGGATGTGGATGTGGACGACATTCTCAAGTCCATCCGTGTGGTCACGGATGTGATGGAGTCGCTTGTGAAGAGAGTGATTGTCGCTGAATCCGAAGCCGCTAACGAGAAGGAGAAGGTGAGGATGGGGTTGGAAGAGATCAGGAGGAAGACTTTGCAGGTCGAGACCATGTCGGCGAAGGTCGAGGAGATGGAGAAGTTTGCTGTGGGTACGAATGGGATGCTGAATGAGATGAGGCAGAGGGTTGAAGATATGGTGCTGGAGACCACTCGGCAGAGGCAGCGCGCTGCTGAAAACGAGCAGGAGCTTAGTCGGGTGAAGCAGGATTTCGAGTCGCTGAGAACATATGTTAGCACTCTTGTTAGTGTCAGAGAAACTCTTCTGTCATCAGAGAAGCAATTCGAAACAATGGAGAAACTTTTTGACAG GCTAGTTGCCAAGACTAATCAGCTTGAGACTGAGAAAGCTCAGAAAGAAGCTGAAGTCCAGAAGGTGATGGAGGAGAATGTGAGGCTACGTGCCATGCTGGACAAGAAGGAGGCACAGCTCCAGGCGATGAGTGAGCAGTGCAAGTTCATGGCGCTGAACCACCACAACTAG